GGGTCGCCAGGCCGCCGCCCAGCCGAGCATCACCGCCGCCGTCACCAGCCCCGGGAGGGAGACGAACGCGCGGGTACAGaagggcccgccgccgccggccgcaccCGGGCCAGCGGCGGCGATGGAGAGCTCACNNNNNNNNNNNNNNNNNNNNNNNNNNNNNNNNNNNNNNNNNNNNNNNNNNNNNNNNNNNNNNNNNNNNNNNNNNNNNNNNNNNNNNNNNNNNNNNNNNNNNNNNNNNNNNNNNNNNAGGGAAAAGGAGgggcgcgccgccccggccacctctcgGGGAGGCGGCGCAGGGACGGGAACGGGAtggggagggggaagagggggggcgGGGAGGTCCGGGGCGCGCGAgccggtggccggcggcggcgggagggggctagggcgccgccggcggcggcggcggaaccctAGCGGGAGGGAGAGGACGGGAGCGGGACTATCAGGAGGCGGGCTCACCGTGTGGTTGCGCTTGTATCCTGATCCTCTTTCCCTTGCCGCCCCTGTACTGTAATCCAACATCCACATGAGCCTGTAATTTCTCTGATTAAGTGAACTACCAGCTGGATGTTAGCACACTGCAACTGCATTTCGGTTGTTTCTTGATGACAGATAGTAGTAGCAGCACTAGAGAGATGCGCTCCAATTAATCCGGCAATCAAGAAACAAATAGATACACGTGGAAAATGGATGGATGCAAAACGAAGAGATGCGCTCCGAAGTAGGACCAGCCGGCATATCATGCAGCCATACCGCGAAAATGACCAATAGAGGCCGTGCACCAGGTCGGACTTTATCCAGGCCGTTCAAAAGTTATTGGGATCTGTGCGCCCCCTGTATTTCCGGCTCTTGCCCCCCCGCAGAAACCGGCCGGGGCGTGTATTCTGGTCAATAGGCAACGGTAGGCACCGAATCTAGTTCAGATGATATGATCCGACCGTGTGCAGGTCGTGTGGAGTAAATGAGAGAGAACGCAATCAAAAGCTTCATCTGACGTGGCtatgtaatactccctccattccacaatgtattGCGCCTGCACTTTCCGAGATTTAAATTTAACCATAACTTTAATCAACGAGACtggggagcaaaaattataccattgaatTCGTGTCAAAAATACGAATTCAATGGTataacaccacaatgtaatggtgtgtccgaacgtcgtaatcgtactttactagatatggtgcgatctatgatatctcttatcagtttatcactatcgttttggggttgtgcattagagacaactgcattcacgtttaatagggcaccatcgaaatccgttgagacgacaccgtatgaactatggtttagcagtaaacctaagctgtcgtttcttaaagtttggagttgcgatgcttatatgaaaaaggttttcaacttgataagctcgaacccaaatcggagaagtgcgtcttcatagaatacccaaaggaaactgttgggtacaccttctatcacagatccgaaggcaaaacattcgttgctaagaatggatcctttctagagaaggagtttctctcgaaagaagtgagtgggaggaaagtagagcttgataaggtaatttgtaccttctcccgaattggaaagtagttcatcacagaaatcagttccagtgattcctacaccaattagtgaagaagctaatgatgatgatcatgaaacttcagatcaagttactatagaccctcgtaggtcttccagagtacaatccgcaccagagtggtacggtaatcctgttctgaaaatcatgttactagaccatgataaacctacgaactatgaggaagcgatgatgagcccagattccgcgaaatggcttgaggccatgaaatctgagatatgatccatgtatgagaacaaagtgtagactttgattgacttgcccgatgatcggttagtcattaagaataaatggatcctcaagaggaagacggacgctgatagaagtgttactatctacaaaactagaattgtcgcaaaaggttatcgacaaggtcaaagtgttgactacgatgagagtttctcactcgtatctatgcttaaatctgtccgaatcatgttagctattgctgcatttcatgattatgaaatttggcaaatggatgtcaaaactgcattcttgaatggatttctggaagaagagttgtatatgatgcagccagaaggttttgttggtccaaaaggtgctaacaaagtatgcaagctccaacgatccatttatggactggtgcaagcatctcagagttggaataaacattttgatagtgtgatcaaagcatatggttttatacagacttttggagaagcctgtatttacaagaaagtgagtgggagctctttagcatttctgatactatatgtagatgacatattgttgatcaaaaatgatatgaaatttctggatagcataaagggatacttgaataaaagtttttcaatgaaagacctcggtgaagctgcttacacattgagcatcaagatctatatagatagatcaagacgcttgataggatttcaatgagtacataccttgacaagattttgaagtagttcaaaatggaacagtcaaagaaggagttcttgcccgtgttgcaaggtgtgaagttgagtaagactcaagacccgaccatggcagaaaatagaaagagaatgaaaattcattccctgtgcctcagtcataggttctataaagtatgctatgctgtgaaccagacctattgtatactctgccctggtttggcaagggagtacaatactgatctaggagtagatcactggacattggtcaaaattatccttagtgaaataaggatatgtttctcaattatggaggtggcaaaaggttcgtcgtaaaaggttacgtcgatacaagttttggcactgatccagatgactctaagtcttaatctggatacatattgaaagtgagagcaattagctagagtagctccgtgcagagtattgtagacatagaatatttgcaatatacatacagctctgaatgtgacatacccgttgactaaacctctctcacgagcaaaacatgatcatacctctgtactctttgggtgttaatcacatagcgatgtgaactagattattgactctagtaaaccctttgggtgttggtcacatgacgatgtgaactatgggtattaatcatatacagatatgattattggtgttaaatcacatggcgatgtgaactagattattgactctagtgcaagtgggagactgaaggaaatatgccctagaggcaataataaagttattatttatttccttatatcatgataaatgtttattattcatgctagaattgtattaaccggaaacataatacatgtgagaatatatagacaaacatagtgtcactagtatgcctctacttaactagctcgttaatcaaagatggttaagtttcctaaccatagacatgagttttcatttgattaacgggatcacatcattagaaaaatgatgtgattgacttgacccattccgttagcctagcacttgatcgtttagtatgttgctattgctttcttcatgacttatacatgttcctgtaactatgagattatgcaactcccatttaccggaggaacacttgggtgctaccaaacgtcacaacgtaactgggtgattataaaggagtactacaggtgtctccaaaggtacatgttgggttggcgtattttgagattaggttttgtcactccgattgtcagagaggtatctctgggccctctcggtaatactcatcacctaagccttgcaagcatataactaatgagttagttatgagatgatgtactacggaacgagtaaagagacttgccggtaacgagattgaactaggtattggataccgacgatcaaatctcgggcaagtaacataccgatgacaaagggaacaaagtatgttgttatgcggtttgaccgataaagatcttcatagaatatgtaggaaccaatatgcaCATCCacgtcctgctattggttattgaccgagaatggttctaggtcatgtctacatagttctcgaacccgtagggtccgcacgcttaacgttacgatgacagttttattatgagttcataagttttgatgtaccaaagtttgttcggagtcccggatgtgatcacggacatgacgaggagtctctaaatggtcgagacaaaaagattgatatattggacgactatattcgaacaccggaaaagttccgggtgatttcggagaaaaccggagtgccgggggggttaccggaacccccccaggagagtattgggcctatgggccttaggggaaaggagagaggggcggctagcatgggccgcgcaccccctcccccctctggtccgaattggactaggagggggggcggcgcctcccctttccttccccctctcccccttccttcctcctcctagtaggagtaggaaaggaggagtcctactcctactaggaggaggattcctcctcccttggcgcgcccaaaggggccggCTGGCCTCNNNNNNNNNNNNNNNNNNNNNNNNNNNNNNNNNNNNNNNNNNNNNNNNNNNNNNNNNNNNNNNNNNNNNNNNNNNNNNNNNNNNNNNNNNNNNNNNNNNNNNNNNNNNNNNNNNNNNNNNNNNNNNNNNNNNNNNNNNNNNNNNNNNNNNNNNNNNNNNNNNNNNNNNNNNNNNNNNNNNNNNNNNNNNNNNNNNNNNNNNNNNNNNNNNNNNNNNNNNNNNNNNNNNNNNNNNNNNNNNNNNNNNNNNNNNNNNNNNNNNNNNNNNNNNNNNNNNNNNNNNNNNNNNNNNNNNNNNNNNcttagccgtgtgcggtgcccccttccaccatattccacctcggtcatatcgtcgcggagtttaggcgaagccctgcgccggtagaacatcatcatcgtcaccacgccgtcgtgctgacggaactcatctccggagctcggctggatcggaggccggagatcgtcatcgagctgaacgtgtgctgaactcggaggctccgtacgttcggtacttggatcggtcggatcgtgaagacgtacgactacatcagccgcgttgtgctaacgcttccgcttacggtctacgagggtacgtggacgaacactctcccctctcgttgctatgccatcaccatgatcttgcgtgtgcgtaggaaattttttggaattactatgttccccaacactaggtGCCGAGGTTGCAGCGGCGGCCGCGATGTGGCTTTGAGTATCAGGTCAAGGATGGTTGTCTCCTTCTGCTCCTTCTTGGGTGCCAGGGACGACAAGACCCATCAGGGTGCATCATTCTACCGAGCATTGCTTTCCCTTTGTTCCACCATGGAGCGGAGCTTATCTGCAGAGCTCCTACGGCATCTTCAGCGCAACAATTGTTTGTTGAGATGGACAAGATGGAGGATTTCTTGAGGACAGTGTAATCAAAAATGATAAGTATCGGACGTCAGGTACGAGGACATGGCAACTCCAAACGTTTTTGATGAAAAGTCTAGTGACGGGAGGATGACATAAGTTAGTTGGTAAGCATGGCAATTTTTTGTCAAAAAATAAGCTGAAGCACAAAAATTGCCATGCTTAACAAATAAAGTTGTCATCCTTGCATTATTAAACTTACCGTCAAAAACGCTAGGAGTTGCCATGCGCTCGTACCTAACATCGGTACTTATATATAATTTTGTGTTTGTTTAGAAACTTTTTTGTAATGTTGGTTTTCGGAAGGAAAAGATGAGTTGTTCACAAACAGCAAAGCAATTTCCGTTTCGCGGGATTTATAAATACGGGTGTGCTACGCGTCGGCTGGCTGATCTTTTAAAAGATCGTCCGGGTCGCGAGCCCTTACATCTTGCGCATCGAGCGGCCCGATCGCGCCTCCATCATTACAACACAGGTCTTGGTGCAGAATATTTTGCAATAGTGGTTTTGTTTGAAAAAAATGCAAATGAACTTTTGTTCCATTTTTTTTTGCAGCTGACGTTTTGTTGCAGAAATTTTCTACAGTAAAGGTTACATTGCAAAACATATATCCTTTGTAGATCATTGCAACACCGTATATATTTCAGAAACATAGCCCCTGTTGCAGAAGCGCGATGGACTAAGGACAGCATGCCGGACCTCACTAGGACACGTGTCATGCAGTGAAGGTGGGTACACGACCGCTGCGATCCGCCGGGTGATGGTAAGTGTTTTCCTTATAAATATTCAGATTTTGAACTTCCCCTGCCCCAATCGACCACCAAGGAGTTCATCATCCAATTCCAGTCCCCCACTAGAGCAGACAAGGCGACTAGCATTCCTTCCGGTCCTTTCCACTCCTCGAACATGCACAAGATCTCGTTGCTATCGGAGCTGGGCTTCAACGCCGGCGGAGCATCGTCGGATTTCTTCCGCCCCGTGGCCGACAGCTTACCGCTCACACCCATCTCCTCCGGCAGTCCGCACCACCGCCTCACCAAGGTCTCCGTCATCGGCGCCGGCAAGGTGGGCATGGCCATCGCGCAGACCATCCTCACCCAGAACCTCGCCGACGAGATCGCGCTCGTCAGCGCCCACCCCAACAAGCTCCGCGGCGAGGCGCTGGACCTGCCgcacgccgccgccttcctcccccGCGTCCACATTGTCTATGGCACCGATGCCGCGGTGACCAAGAACTCGGACCTCGTGGTCATCACCGCGGGGGCCAGGCAGACGCCGGAGGAGACCAGGCTGAACCTGCTGGAGAGGAACGTTGCGCTATGCCGGAACATCGTGCCGCCCGTGGCGGAGCACTCCCCGGACGCACTGCTGCTCGTGGTGTCCAATCCCGTTGACGTGCTCACCTATGTCGCATGGAAGCTCTCCGGGTTCCCGGCCAGCCGCGTCGTCGGGTCCGGCACCAACCTCGACGCCTCTAGGTTCAGATTCCTCATCGCCGAGCACCTGGACGTCAACGCACAAGATGTGCAGGTAAATAGTACTGTTATCTACGTCGTTTGTTTGGTGGAAATGATCACCAACTAATCGGACGTGGATTTTTAGAGCATCTGGCCCCCTGCCCTGCTATCCTAGCCCTCAAATATCACATTAACATCCGTGCGACACAACTACTTTCTATATGaaaatttctgttttttgtttAACTCATATAAAACATGTCTTTAAGTTCAAACCTATGCTGCGTGGCAAGACTTTCtaactagaatctaggataaatctttcagtGTTTTTTGTCCAACATAAATactaaaaatatgatttttttaatcaaacaaaacgtattttgtat
Above is a window of Triticum aestivum cultivar Chinese Spring chromosome 6B, IWGSC CS RefSeq v2.1, whole genome shotgun sequence DNA encoding:
- the LOC123133190 gene encoding L-lactate dehydrogenase A-like — protein: MHKISLLSELGFNAGGASSDFFRPVADSLPLTPISSGSPHHRLTKVSVIGAGKVGMAIAQTILTQNLADEIALVSAHPNKLRGEALDLPHAAAFLPRVHIVYGTDAAVTKNSDLVVITAGARQTPEETRLNLLERNVALCRNIVPPVAEHSPDALLLVVSNPVDVLTYVAWKLSGFPASRVVGSGTNLDASRFRFLIAEHLDVNAQDVQAYMIGEHGDSSVAVWSSISVGGMPAFKWLRNSHRSFDEAALDGIRHAMVGGAYEVIGLKGYTSWAIGYSVASLAASLLRDQHSVHPVSVLAAGFHDISEDHEVFLSLPALLCRRGVLGVAEMDLTEDEAAQLRSSAKTLWEKCQLLDL